A single Ktedonobacteraceae bacterium DNA region contains:
- a CDS encoding sulfatase — protein sequence MQEQYPNILYLHSHDTGRYVQPYGYAIPTPNIQRLAEQGVLFRKAFCVAPTCSGSRASLLTGQFAHSNGMLGLAHRGFSLRNYRHHIVHTLRKVGYYSVLIGEQHISKEPDIIGYDRVFKIKTNHVASVAPIAIDILRNVPRQPFFLSVGFFETHREFFEPVSPQDANYCLPPPTLPDTPETRLDMAAFKVSAQSLDRGVAAVLNALEAAGLAENTLVICTTDHGLAFPRMKTNLTDHGIGVMLILRGPGGFSGGKVCDAMVSQIDLFPTVCDLLEIERPEWLQGKSLMPLIQNKTDRVNEQVFAETTYHAAYEPQRAVRTERWKYIRRFGDRLTPVLPNTDDSPSKRLLLRYGWKDRPIAQEQLYDLIFDPGEACNVANDPSLAPVLDEMRGRLEQWMSSTDDPLLRGPVVAPAGAEFNDPDQLSPYEPMYRV from the coding sequence ATGCAAGAACAGTATCCAAACATCCTCTATCTTCACTCTCATGATACCGGGCGCTATGTTCAACCTTATGGCTATGCCATCCCAACGCCCAACATTCAACGTCTTGCCGAGCAAGGAGTCTTATTCCGCAAAGCTTTTTGCGTTGCTCCAACGTGCTCCGGCAGTCGCGCGAGCCTGCTGACCGGCCAGTTTGCGCATAGCAATGGTATGCTTGGACTGGCCCATCGTGGTTTCTCTTTGCGCAATTATCGTCATCATATTGTCCATACACTGCGCAAAGTCGGCTATTATTCGGTCTTAATCGGCGAGCAGCACATCTCAAAGGAGCCTGATATCATCGGCTATGATCGCGTGTTCAAGATTAAAACTAATCATGTGGCATCGGTCGCGCCTATCGCCATCGATATCCTGCGCAATGTGCCGCGACAGCCATTTTTTCTCTCGGTCGGATTTTTCGAGACCCATCGCGAATTTTTTGAGCCTGTCTCGCCGCAAGATGCCAATTACTGTTTGCCGCCACCGACCTTACCCGACACTCCTGAGACACGCCTGGATATGGCCGCGTTCAAGGTCAGCGCGCAATCCCTCGATAGGGGCGTCGCTGCCGTCCTGAATGCTCTTGAGGCCGCCGGTTTGGCTGAGAATACGCTGGTCATCTGTACAACCGATCATGGGTTGGCCTTCCCAAGAATGAAAACCAATCTGACCGATCATGGCATTGGCGTGATGCTGATACTGCGGGGGCCGGGTGGTTTTTCCGGCGGCAAGGTCTGCGATGCGATGGTTTCACAGATCGATCTCTTCCCCACCGTCTGTGATCTGCTTGAGATTGAGCGACCGGAATGGCTGCAAGGCAAATCGCTGATGCCCCTCATTCAAAACAAAACTGATCGAGTCAACGAGCAGGTGTTCGCCGAGACGACTTACCACGCTGCCTACGAACCGCAACGGGCCGTGCGCACTGAGCGTTGGAAGTACATCCGCCGCTTCGGTGATCGCCTCACGCCTGTGCTGCCCAATACGGACGATAGCCCCAGCAAGCGGTTGTTACTGCGTTACGGCTGGAAAGATCGTCCCATCGCACAGGAGCAGCTCTACGATCTGATCTTTGATCCCGGCGAGGCTTGCAATGTAGCGAATGATCCATCGCTGGCCCCAGTTCTGGATGAGATGCGCGGTCGCCTGGAACAATGGATGAGCAGTACCGATGATCCGCTTTTACGAGGTCCAGTTGTTGCCCCTGCCGGCGCCGAGTTCAACGACCCGGATCAACTCTCACCGTATGAGCCAATGTATAGGGTGTAG
- a CDS encoding Stf0 family sulfotransferase — MPKPNTSYLICATPRSGSTLLCEALDNTGLAGHPKEYFEALKKTGLPRRPREYFENVENTAILQLLGNYSRLDDEYGQPTFWDGPGYAQYLAHVLEEGTTPNGVFGAKMMWGYFGDFIENARQIPAYRYMAVPDILNAIFPDLHYIWVTRRDKARQAVSLWKAIQTWTWKHDWHDALAGMHNHKELVFNFEAIDHLVQRINAHDEAWQRYFTECGVRPYTVIYEELAGAYEETALSILRYLHIPIGEPVVFGERRMRRQADGLSEEWVQRYYALKRVDSVV; from the coding sequence GTGCCAAAACCGAATACATCTTACCTTATCTGTGCCACCCCGCGCAGCGGAAGCACGCTGCTATGCGAGGCGTTGGACAATACCGGCCTGGCCGGGCATCCAAAAGAGTACTTCGAGGCGCTGAAGAAGACGGGACTGCCCCGCCGGCCGAGGGAGTACTTTGAGAACGTAGAAAATACTGCTATTCTGCAACTCCTTGGGAATTACTCACGCCTGGATGATGAGTATGGCCAGCCCACATTTTGGGATGGTCCCGGTTACGCGCAGTATCTTGCGCACGTGCTTGAGGAGGGAACTACCCCCAATGGTGTTTTTGGCGCGAAGATGATGTGGGGATACTTCGGTGATTTTATCGAGAATGCGCGGCAAATTCCGGCCTATCGTTACATGGCCGTACCGGATATACTGAATGCGATTTTTCCTGACCTGCATTACATCTGGGTGACGAGGCGCGACAAGGCGCGGCAGGCAGTCTCGCTGTGGAAAGCCATTCAAACCTGGACATGGAAACATGATTGGCACGATGCACTGGCAGGCATGCACAATCATAAAGAGCTTGTGTTCAACTTCGAGGCGATTGATCATTTAGTACAGCGAATCAATGCACATGATGAAGCCTGGCAGCGGTACTTTACTGAATGCGGTGTGCGACCATATACGGTGATTTATGAGGAACTGGCCGGCGCATATGAGGAGACAGCTTTGAGCATTTTGCGCTACCTGCATATTCCCATAGGTGAACCTGTTGTTTTTGGTGAGCGGCGCATGAGGCGGCAGGCGGATGGGCTGTCTGAGGAATGGGTGCAGCGCTACTACGCTCTCAAACGCGTAGATTCGGTGGTTTAA